A window of Solanum stenotomum isolate F172 chromosome 9, ASM1918654v1, whole genome shotgun sequence genomic DNA:
ATTGAGAAGTTACTAGAAGTAGACCCAAACACGACTACGCAAGCTATTGCGAGTATGATGAGGAAGAGAATTACTATGCCACTGCACCTCATGTATGATGGGCAAGATCCGAATTTATTTGAGCATTTTTCTGCTATTTTTCAAAAGCAAGACGTTTACACATCTCGTCATTATGCTGAAATATTAGAATTTTTCATAACAAGATGGGAATTGGAAAAGCTTGAAGGATTGACGGAGGAGGCGAGATGTGCACAAGATTTTGTGTGCCAGCTTCCACGTAAGATTAGGAGGTTGGAAAATCGAGCTAAGAAATTAGAGTCACGTCAGGTGAAGTTTAGTTGGATTTTTAATAAGTCATTGAGTGTTTAGATGTATTGATTTGTAATAAGGatgttaaacttttttttttgataaactaataataaaaaaagacgTTAAATAAAATGTATTCTTTCACTAATAATAGTCTTTCTGGCTCAGATACTAAAATAAACTTGTTTCGAGTGAATGCGGTCTgtatttaactaattaaatcattttaagAAATACTGTTGTTATTAGTTTGTGTTTGGTCAATATTTTCAAAGTgctttgaaatttcaaattatgaaaaaatatagttGCTACcgattaatttgaaaaatataaaattttgatatgagTAATCTTGTTCTAAAGAAATTAAAAGCACTTATATTTGGAAGAACCTATGTTTGTTAACTTTACTTTACTTAAAAGCTTCACTGAGACAATTTTTACTATtacttaaaataacttaattttattaataacaTGGCGAAACACTTCTATTCTCTAAAATAAAAGATCTTTTTAcgcttttaaaaaaataaataaatacttttaacgtttcaaaaacttgaaaaaatatctataattaagcaaggaaaaaagaaattgatggTAATAAAAGGGCCAAATTCGTCAAATCACgcaaattatttttatagagAGCTACCGTATTTGTATGTCTATACCATACATACTTTGTCAGACAAAAATGCCCAAAGCATCAGTGGCAGAGCCAGAAATTTCGCCAAGGgtgttcaaattttaaaagagtcgataatttttttttttagcggAGCGGCTgtacaaaacatttttttttactgatgAGTGAGTGCacccaaatttaaaaattaaattacatatcaCTTAATAACTAAATCATACAAAAACTTAAAGTTATAAAACTATCAATGgtataaaacaaaactaatgGACAAaagtcaacaaaaataattttagctACTAGTTGAATATACTCCCTCTAgttcatattaaataaattattgagaCTTTTTTCGTGATTCAAATAACTGAATGTTTCAAAGTTCGAGAGAATTATCGAAatgttttttcatatttaccttttgttttattaagattcttaactattttacattttctaaaaaattagttTAGAAATAATCAAAAGTATAATAGTGGAtaataatctttaattttatctttaatatttttctcttgagAATGTGTATACCTAATAATTCACTTAATACAAGtagaaaatatatagaaaacaaCAAAATCTTAATTATTAGATTAATCAATTTAAGGCTAGAAGATACGGGACAACtatttctgtatttttttttgtttaaaaagagATTGTTAAAAAAACGCAGCATGTgaagatttgttttttttttttggtttaaaaagaGAGTGTGTTTAAAAAAGCGCTGCAAGTGAGGATCGAACATCAGACCTCTTACACATAAATGAAaagatgtatttaaaaaaaaacgctACAAGTgaggattttttttgtttaaaaagagAGTGTGTTTGAAAAAGCGCTGCAAGTGAGGATCGAACCTCAGACCTCTTACACATAAATGAAAAGAGAGTGTGTTTAAAAAATATGCTACAAGTGAGGATTGAACCGCTGAGCTCTTACTCATAAATGAACACGCTTACCACCAGACCACTAACctttgtaatattttagggtgttcaattaattatatatcCAATTATTACACAATATTTTACCTATATACACGGTATAATTTTCCGGCGAAGGATGTTCGGCTGACCACCCTTTCATACCTGTAGCTTTGCCCCTGCAAAGCATAGGACATGTTTGGTGTTTTAATAAAAGATGCTTAGTTATCAATACGTTATCCTATTTTTCAGATCATTTCCTATTATTACGTAACACATTATGACAACTCTTAGTTTATGATACTCTTATTTTTATCTACTTAAATCATCAAGATTAGTAAACAACTTTTTCATTGTCATGATTATTATCTCATTCAATACTACTATTCTATAGTTAAATCATAAAATCAACAACAATCTATAATAATTGGCTTAGGATATTTTTAAGATCAACATCCGAATTATATTTTCGTATTCGTAGGCCTAATTATGTTATCCCTCTCGACCCCGCGATGTAGAACATGTCACTTACCAAGTCTAAAGAGAAGAGTAAATCATAAACTACCTCGAAGATGAATAATTGCCccaatgatttaaaaaaaattaaaaactttttttctgTTTCTCCTATTTATTTGGTTGGTGNAGGCATCCCATATCCTATATATTCAGGATCTTCAAATAGACTGTTTAAGCCCCTTGACAAAAcctctgctgcaatgatgaaaAGTGTGGGTGATAAAGGGTCTCCCTGTTTTAGTCCTCTCGAAGATTGAAAGAAACCAAAAGATTGTCCATTCATCAATACTGAGTACCTGTTATTGCTAATTAGCCTCACTATCATGTCTATGATTCTTTCTGCAAAACCAAAATTTCTCATTACTTTCACCAAGAATTTCCATGAAACCCTATCATAGGCCTTGGCCATATCCAGCTTCACCACTACATTATGATATTTGTTTCTTCTATTGATGTCTCTTACCATCTCCTGTGCCAACAGTACGTTTTCGGTGATGTTTCTCCCTTTGACAAAACCTGTCTGATTTTTGGATATCAAACTAGGTAATACAGTGACTATTCTTTCATGAAGaactcttgatatgatcttaatTGCAAAAGTGCTAAGACTTATAGGCCTGAGATCTCCAAATGTGCTTACCATCTCCTTTTTAGGAATGAGGATCAGGTTGGTGTGTGTAATATACCTGGGCAGTTCTTGCCCACAAAAAAATGCCTTCACCATATTGGTGACATCCTCCCCTACTATATCCCAACANTACGTTTTCAGTAATGTTTCTCCCTTTGACAAAACCTGTCTGATTTTTGGATATCAAACTAGGTAATACAGTGACTATTCTTTCATGAAGaactcttgatatgatcttattTGCAAAAGTGCTAAGACTTATAGGCCTGAGATCTCCAAATGTGCTTACCATCTCCTTTTTAGGAATGTGGATCAGGTTGGTGTGTGTAATATACCTGGGCAGTTCTTGCCCACAAAAAAATGCCTTCACCATATTGGTCACATCCTCCCCTACTATATCCCAACAACTCTGAAAAAACTTACTAGAGAATACATCTGGACCACTAGCACTATCTCCATTCAGAGCAAACACCACTTTTTTAACTTCATCAGAAGTGGGTATTCTCACCATGATCTCATTTTGCTCTTCTGTAATAACACAAGGAATATGTGTTATCATACTGTAATCACTGACCTCTTGATCCTCCATGAACTGTTTCTTGAAAACATTGACAGCTTCTTCCCCAATGTTTTGAGTTGTTGTAATCATGTCTCCATCTATTGTCTGAATAACATTTATTTgcagttttcttcttcttcccttgACATAGGCATGAAAGAACTTTGTATTTCTATCCCCATCCTTAAACCATTGCATTTCCgctttttgttttcaatattcttcttctatatatttgtatattttaatgTCTGCCTCTGCCTTGTGAAGTTCTGCCCTGTTGCTCTCTGTAGGTGCCATCTCCAATTGAATCTCCTTCATTTTGATCACATCTTCTAAGGTAGCTATTTGCTAAAAAACATTTCCAAATGTCTTCTTACTCCATTTAGCTATTTCGAGCTTTACTTTTTTCATCTTACTGTGCACCACTGTAAAAGGATTACCAGTAATCTCTCCCTACTACCATACATCAGCAATTAACTTTTTGAAATTCTCATGCTTTGTCCAAAAGTTTAGAAACCTAAAAGGTTTCTGAACATGTTCCTGTGATGTGTTACATACGACCTGTAGTGGTGCATGATCTGACCCTTGTCTAATCAAATGTTGAACTTCATTGTTAGGTAGTAGATTCATAAACTCTTCATTCCCAAAAACCCTGTCTAGTCTTTCAAAAATGCATTCTGCCCCTACTCTTCCATTCCACCAAGTGAATGAACTTCCCTTGAAGTTGAGTTCATTTAGAGCACATGAGCTGATACATAGGTTAAAGTCTATGGTTTCCAACTGAGTGACTGGCAATCCGCCCAGTTTTTCTGACTCACTCCTTATTGTGTTGAAATCTCCACCAACCAACCATGGTTTCTGCATTTTGAATGCTATATCCTCTAGAGATTCCCACAATTCCAATCTTTCCAATGCATTGCACCTTGCGTATACTGCTGTAACACTAAAAATATCAGTGGTTCCCCTTTTTTGGAAATTGACCGTGAGCTGTTGTCCAGTATCATTATAATCTTGTTCTTCCCAATCATCCTTCCAGAAAATCCAAATTTTTGCTGAGCTGCTCGCCTTTGCTTTGGGCATTCCCAATTTGATTCTGTACCTCTCGAGTTCTGCTGGATTTTGAAAAGGCTCTAAAAGAGCAATGTATGAGTAATGATTCCTCCTATGTAGGTCAATAAGTCTCTCAAATGATTTTTGAGTTCTTACTGATCTAATATTCCAGAAAAGTACTTTATTAATCATTGATTAATAGTGGATGTGGACCCCTTCTTGCTCCTTGTATtaatttgtgattgtgtttgtaGTTTTTCccctttcttattttttcccTGTAACTGATTAATTTGCCTTGGTGACAAATCCCCTTATCGCCCTATACTCTCAATGTTTCTCTCCATGCATTCATCCTCTTCGgtatcctttttcttcttcttttcttgttcTGTTAACTTATCTATAACTGGTGCCTTCACTATCTCATGTATTAGGTTGTGTGTATCTGATTCCCCTGTCTAACTTTGCCCCTCCTCTTGAACTGTGTGTGGGTCGTCATCTACATCAATCTGCCTCTCCTTAGTCCTTTGATTTATTCCCCCTTCCTTTTCTGTAATCTGCACACAGGATGGCTCTAAACTCATGGATTTATTATCTTTATTAACTGAATCTTTCACTCCACTATAAGCATCTGCACTACTGCTTTTTGATTTAGAAATCATAGGAGTTTTGATTTTTTCCTTCCTTTCTGCCAGTGTCTCATCCTGACCTATAGTATCATGTGTTGTATTTTCCTTGATATTTAATTCTGCCCCATTCTTAATCTCTCTTTCCTTTGGTACTGTTTCTGTGTCCTCCAAAGCTTCAAACTTATTGGTGGTTATCACTTGAccattttgttgttgttttggaTTCCATACCTGCTCCCCTTTACCATGCGTAAATCCTCCCTTTTTGTGCCCATTCTtccatttttgtttttgaaaagcattgggttcttttgtttttcttgacTTTTCTGTTTCCGCTACTCTTTGCTCTATCTCCCCTCCGGTATTCTTATCTTCTctcttgttttcttcttcatccTCCTCCTTTGGATATAATTCTGGATgtataatgaaacattcttttTCATTGTGTCCTTGTAGCTTGCATGTTTTACAATACTTTGGAACATAATCATATTTAATAGTGATCCACTTTTCATTGATTTCCCCCgttttcttcctcattcctatattaattcattttggGAATTCCCCCATCAGATCCACCTCCACCTTGACCCTAGCACAACTAGGTCTCGTCTTGTTTTGAGTTGCCATGTCCACCTGTAAAGGTTTCCCCACTGCAACAGCTAATGAGAACATTGCTTCCTTCCCAAAAAAATTTGGTGGTAGTGATGGAAAAGATATCCAACCTATAGCAATCGATGTTTCCTCCTCCGGATTAAATAATGGATCCCACTTGAGAGTTCGCATAGGATCGGACCAACTTTTATGTGTAATATAGAATTGTGGCTTTGATAATAGGCTAACGTAATCTTCCAACAAAGTGGCCCTCATCAAAATATATCTATTACTCAGTAGTCCAATATTCACTTCCCCTTTCAAATCACATTGTTTGGGAATTAGCTGCCTTAGATCTTGAATGTCCGGCCATCCATATGAAAATTTACCAATAACTGCATATTGTAAATCCTCATTAATGATCATCTGATCGACTTCTTCTTCCTCCCATATGATACGCGGTTCCCCATGTAGATATGCAATCTGCTTCAACGGTAGTGATttacattgtgattgtggtggCTTTATGACGTTAGCATGGGTTTGTTTGTTTGGACTAGGGATGATTGTCGCTGGCCCTACCTCCATTATAGGAAGTTGACCAGCGGCCGGTGAGGCCATATTTTCCGATTGACTGGGCAGGGTTAGGTTTTCTGTGGCGgcgcttttttttttttatccgatGAAATTTTGAGCCTGATAAAATACTTTGTAACTTAACTTTACTTAAAAGCTTCACTGAAACAATTTTTACTATtacttaaaataacttaatttttttaataacatgGCGAAACACTTCTATTCTCTAAAATAAAAGatctttttacccttttaaaaaaataaataaatacttttaacgtttcaaaaacttgaaaaaatatctataattaagcaaggaaaaaagaaattgatggTAATAATAGGGCCAAATTCGTCAAATCACgcaaattatttttatagagAGCTGCTGTATTTGTATGTCTATACCATACATACTTTGTCAGACAAAAATGCCCCAAAGCATCAGTAGCAGAGCCAGGAATTTCGTCAAGGGtgttcaaactttaaaagagtcgataattttttttttagcgGAGCAGCTacacaaaacattttttttttactgatgAGTGGGTGCacccaaatttaaaaattaaattacatatcaCTTAATAACTAAATCatacaaaaacttaaaattataaaactatCAATGgtataaaacaaaactaatgGATAAAAgtcaacaaaaacaattttagCTACTAGTTGAATATACTCCCTCTAGTtcgtattaaataaattattgagaCTTTTTTCGTGATTCAAATAACTGAATGTTTCAAAGTTCGAGAGAATTATCGAAACGTTTTTCCATATTTACCTTTTTGTTTTAGTAAGATTCTT
This region includes:
- the LOC125877592 gene encoding uncharacterized protein LOC125877592, which codes for MINKVLFWNIRSVRTQKSFERLIDLHRRNHYSYIALLEPFQNPAELERYRIKLGMPKAKASSSAKIWIFWKDDWEEQDYNDTGQQLTVNFQKRGTTDIFSVTAVYARCNALERLELWESLEDIAFKMQKPWLVGGDFNTIRSESEKLGGLPVTQLETIDFNLCISSCALNELNFKGSSFTWWNGRVGAECIFERLDRVFGNEEFMNLLPNNEVQHLIRQGSDHAPLQGEITGNPFTVVHSKMKKVKLEIAKWSKKTFGNVF